The proteins below are encoded in one region of Sphingopyxis sp. YR583:
- a CDS encoding phospholipase D-like domain-containing protein has protein sequence MTEACPPAAPDQRLTADVAGHRLELLFDGGDRLTRLLDLINGAAHSIDIIMYIFEADAAGVRIVDALLVAAKRGVRVRAVIDSFGSGDTPDGLFAPLREAGGSVTFFSRRWRSTYLIRNHQKLILIDEYIAMTGGFNIADDYLSPPRSDCWFDIGMIVKGPTVIRAAQWFAEIHDYTVNDDGKVLMLRRLIREWPIDGGPVSWLVGGPTQRLSPWARAVRADLEDARQLDMAMAYFSPGQGMLRRLGRVARRGRARFVMAGKSDNPATIGASRLLYGYLLRKTADVWEYQPCRLHMKLIVIDDVVYIGSANFDVRSLFVNVEVMVRIADAGFAEKMRNFLTGLRPDCEAITSISHKARGNWLTRIRWTLAWLVVGVVDYTVSRKLNFGLADPDPEV, from the coding sequence ATGACCGAAGCTTGCCCCCCCGCCGCGCCCGACCAAAGGCTGACGGCGGATGTGGCGGGTCACCGGCTTGAACTGCTCTTTGACGGCGGAGACCGGCTGACGCGGCTGCTCGACCTGATCAACGGCGCTGCGCACAGCATCGACATCATCATGTATATTTTCGAGGCCGATGCTGCGGGTGTGCGCATCGTCGATGCCTTGCTGGTTGCGGCGAAGCGGGGCGTTCGCGTGCGCGCCGTGATCGACAGCTTCGGATCGGGCGACACGCCCGACGGCCTGTTTGCGCCGCTTCGAGAAGCCGGTGGCAGCGTCACCTTTTTCTCGCGTCGCTGGCGCTCGACCTATCTGATCCGCAACCACCAGAAATTGATCCTGATCGACGAATATATCGCCATGACCGGCGGCTTTAACATCGCCGACGATTATCTCAGCCCGCCGCGCAGCGATTGCTGGTTCGACATCGGAATGATCGTCAAGGGACCGACGGTGATACGCGCGGCACAGTGGTTCGCCGAAATTCACGATTACACCGTCAACGACGATGGCAAGGTCCTGATGCTCAGGCGCCTGATCCGCGAATGGCCGATCGACGGAGGTCCGGTGTCGTGGCTCGTCGGTGGCCCCACCCAGCGGCTGTCGCCGTGGGCACGAGCGGTGCGCGCAGATCTGGAAGACGCGCGCCAGCTCGACATGGCGATGGCCTATTTCTCGCCGGGCCAGGGCATGCTCCGCCGGCTGGGACGCGTGGCGCGTCGCGGCCGCGCACGTTTCGTGATGGCGGGGAAATCGGACAATCCGGCGACGATCGGTGCTTCGCGCCTGCTCTATGGATATCTGCTGCGCAAAACTGCCGACGTCTGGGAATATCAGCCATGTCGGCTGCATATGAAGCTGATCGTTATCGACGACGTGGTCTATATCGGGTCGGCCAATTTCGACGTGCGCAGCCTGTTCGTGAACGTCGAGGTGATGGTGCGGATCGCCGATGCGGGATTTGCTGAAAAGATGCGCAATTTCCTGACCGGATTGCGGCCGGATTGCGAGGCGATCACGTCAATATCGCACAAGGCGCGCGGCAACTGGCTGACCCGCATCCGCTGGACGCTCGCCTGGCTGGTCGTCGGCGTGGTTGATTATACGGTATCGCGAAAGCTCAATTTCGGCCTCGCCGACCCGGACCCCGAAGTCTGA
- the rpoZ gene encoding DNA-directed RNA polymerase subunit omega: MARVTVEDCVDKVPNRFDLVLLSAHRAREISGGSELTVDRDRDKNPVVALREIAEQTVRPKDLKETLVGSMQKVVVDDDDTPDEISSISRSAEALRLTAAAPPRSPAGGGSDFD; the protein is encoded by the coding sequence ATGGCCCGCGTTACCGTCGAGGATTGCGTCGACAAAGTTCCCAACCGTTTCGACCTGGTTCTGCTGTCGGCGCACCGCGCCCGCGAAATCTCGGGTGGTTCGGAGCTGACCGTCGACCGCGACCGTGACAAGAATCCCGTCGTCGCGTTGCGCGAAATCGCCGAACAGACGGTGCGTCCGAAGGATCTGAAGGAAACGCTGGTCGGTTCGATGCAGAAGGTTGTCGTCGACGATGATGATACGCCCGATGAAATCAGCTCGATCAGCCGTTCGGCCGAAGCGCTTCGCCTGACCGCGGCTGCGCCGCCGCGCAGCCCCGCGGGCGGCGGCAGCGATTTCGATTAA
- a CDS encoding DUF3800 domain-containing protein yields MTIYCDESGGLNAGAMTFSAVMLTPKAAADIHARFRGVTGLRGELKGSRISIVERAYLLELFDRAGGRAWVAVAKRDKLAQKPDGTLPSDLALYGALLNSAVGHWLPETGGVCTDVVIDDGRYDPKILSHVREEIQAGLGQWGRASLADSKRSDGVQIADVIANSLFNVTIGSPRAHRIQRIIEPMIASKAIRVAELTQLP; encoded by the coding sequence GTGACAATCTATTGCGATGAATCGGGCGGCCTCAACGCCGGCGCGATGACCTTTTCGGCGGTGATGCTAACCCCAAAGGCGGCCGCCGATATCCATGCACGCTTTCGCGGGGTGACCGGGCTACGCGGCGAACTCAAGGGCAGCCGGATCAGCATCGTCGAGCGCGCCTATCTGCTCGAACTCTTCGACCGCGCCGGCGGCCGCGCGTGGGTGGCCGTCGCCAAGCGCGACAAGCTTGCCCAGAAGCCGGACGGCACGCTTCCCAGCGATCTCGCGCTTTATGGCGCCCTGCTCAACAGCGCCGTCGGCCATTGGCTGCCCGAGACCGGCGGTGTCTGCACCGATGTGGTGATCGACGACGGACGTTATGACCCGAAAATCCTGTCGCATGTGCGCGAAGAAATTCAGGCCGGGCTGGGGCAATGGGGCCGCGCGTCGCTCGCCGACAGCAAACGCAGCGACGGGGTCCAGATCGCCGACGTGATCGCCAACAGCCTGTTCAATGTCACGATCGGATCGCCGCGCGCGCATCGCATCCAGCGAATCATCGAACCGATGATCGCATCGAAAGCCATTCGCGTCGCGGAACTCACCCAGCTTCCATAA
- a CDS encoding DUF11 domain-containing protein codes for MINKAWNALALAVLLAAGAQSAAAQGTGALTSKIELEKSTPSSDGQPPKKTYVAPEVVVPGDRVRVTLIFMNNGAAPAAGVKLVNPIPEGLIFDGTADTEGFDVSTDGGKTFGALAALTVPVDGAARRAATTADVSHVRWLWPDAIGSGQSRSVAFFGRVR; via the coding sequence GTGATCAACAAAGCGTGGAATGCCCTTGCCTTGGCGGTTCTTCTCGCGGCGGGCGCGCAGTCGGCCGCCGCACAGGGAACCGGAGCGCTGACAAGCAAGATCGAACTCGAAAAATCGACACCCTCTTCTGACGGCCAACCACCGAAAAAGACCTATGTGGCGCCCGAGGTGGTCGTCCCCGGCGACCGCGTCCGCGTTACGCTGATCTTCATGAACAATGGCGCTGCGCCAGCTGCAGGGGTCAAACTGGTCAACCCGATCCCCGAAGGCCTGATATTCGATGGCACCGCCGATACGGAGGGTTTCGACGTATCGACCGATGGCGGCAAGACCTTTGGGGCGCTGGCGGCGCTGACAGTGCCCGTCGACGGCGCCGCGCGCCGCGCCGCGACGACCGCCGACGTGAGCCACGTCCGCTGGCTCTGGCCCGATGCGATCGGTTCCGGACAAAGCCGCTCGGTCGCTTTTTTCGGCCGCGTCCGGTGA
- the ftsH gene encoding ATP-dependent zinc metalloprotease FtsH, producing the protein MQDDKEPQGNPWMKSVMIWSGILLAMLLVASMFGGASQPVGNPLAYSEFRQKVEEGAVKDVVLSEDKVTGTLSNGDRFSANVVRDPELLKMLNDNNVKYDGKATEAPNFWMYMLVQSLPFLLILGIAFFVFRQVQKNNGSGAMGFGKSRAKMLTEKQGRVTFDDVAGIDEAREELEEIVEFLRDPTKFSKLGGQIPKGALLVGSPGTGKTLLARAIAGEAGVPFFTISGSDFVEMFVGVGASRVRDMFEQAKRNAPCIVFIDEIDAVGRHRGAGLGNGNDEREQTLNQLLVEMDGFEANEGIIIVAATNRPDVLDPALLRPGRFDRQVVVPRPDIEGRQKILEVHTRKKPLAPDVDLRRVARGTPGFSGADLANLCNEAALLAARKGKRLIANDEFEEAKDKVMMGAERRSMVMTEDEKKATAYHEAGHALVSLHVEHNDPLHKVTIIPRGRALGVTWNLPERDRYSQNMKQMKARLALCFGGRIAEQLIYGKDELNTGASNDIQQATDMARAMVMEYGMSEKLGWLRYRDNQDEVFLGHSVSRAQNMSEETAKLIDAEVRRLVEEGEKVARKVLTDNIDELHLLAGALLEYETLSGEEAKRAIKGEDIGREDDATKRGKPVSGHAGGIPQIKRKPRPFGDANPQGA; encoded by the coding sequence GCTTCGCAGCCTGTCGGCAATCCGCTTGCCTATTCCGAGTTCCGTCAAAAAGTCGAGGAAGGCGCCGTCAAGGACGTCGTCCTCTCCGAAGACAAGGTGACGGGCACGTTGTCGAACGGCGATCGTTTCAGCGCGAACGTGGTGCGTGATCCCGAGCTGCTGAAGATGCTCAACGACAATAATGTCAAATATGATGGCAAGGCGACCGAAGCGCCCAACTTCTGGATGTATATGCTCGTCCAGTCGCTGCCTTTCTTGCTGATCCTTGGCATCGCATTCTTTGTCTTCCGCCAGGTTCAGAAAAACAACGGCTCGGGCGCTATGGGTTTTGGCAAGTCGCGCGCCAAGATGCTGACCGAAAAGCAAGGCCGCGTGACCTTCGACGATGTCGCGGGTATCGACGAAGCGCGCGAAGAGCTCGAAGAAATTGTAGAATTCCTGCGCGATCCAACCAAATTTTCGAAGCTCGGCGGTCAGATTCCGAAGGGCGCGCTGCTCGTCGGCTCGCCCGGCACCGGCAAGACGCTGCTCGCCCGCGCGATCGCGGGTGAAGCCGGCGTTCCCTTCTTCACCATTTCGGGTTCGGACTTCGTCGAAATGTTCGTCGGCGTCGGCGCCAGCCGCGTCCGCGACATGTTCGAACAGGCCAAGCGCAACGCGCCTTGCATCGTCTTCATTGATGAAATCGATGCGGTGGGCCGCCATCGCGGCGCCGGCCTCGGCAACGGCAATGACGAGCGCGAACAGACGCTGAACCAGTTGCTCGTCGAAATGGATGGCTTCGAGGCGAACGAGGGTATCATCATCGTTGCGGCGACGAACCGTCCCGACGTTCTCGACCCGGCACTCCTCCGTCCGGGCCGCTTCGATCGCCAGGTCGTCGTGCCGCGCCCCGACATCGAGGGCCGCCAGAAGATTCTCGAAGTCCACACGCGCAAGAAGCCGCTCGCACCCGACGTCGACCTCCGCCGCGTCGCGCGCGGCACGCCGGGCTTCTCGGGCGCCGATCTGGCTAATCTTTGCAACGAAGCCGCGCTGCTTGCGGCGCGCAAGGGCAAGCGCCTGATCGCCAACGACGAGTTCGAAGAGGCGAAGGACAAGGTCATGATGGGTGCCGAGCGGCGCTCGATGGTGATGACCGAAGACGAGAAGAAGGCGACCGCCTATCACGAGGCGGGCCACGCGCTCGTGTCGCTCCATGTCGAGCACAACGATCCGCTGCACAAGGTCACGATCATCCCGCGCGGCCGCGCGCTGGGCGTGACGTGGAACCTGCCCGAACGCGACCGTTATTCGCAGAATATGAAGCAGATGAAGGCGCGCCTCGCGCTCTGCTTCGGCGGCCGCATCGCCGAACAGCTGATCTATGGCAAAGACGAGCTCAACACCGGCGCGTCGAACGACATCCAGCAGGCGACCGACATGGCGCGAGCGATGGTCATGGAATATGGCATGTCCGAAAAGCTCGGCTGGCTGCGCTATCGCGACAATCAGGACGAGGTTTTCCTCGGCCACAGCGTGTCGCGCGCGCAGAATATGTCGGAAGAAACCGCCAAGCTGATCGACGCAGAAGTCCGCCGCCTCGTCGAGGAAGGCGAAAAGGTCGCGCGGAAGGTGCTGACCGACAATATCGACGAGCTCCACCTGCTCGCCGGCGCGCTGCTCGAATATGAGACGCTGTCGGGCGAGGAAGCGAAGCGCGCGATCAAGGGCGAAGACATCGGCCGCGAGGACGATGCGACCAAGCGCGGCAAGCCCGTGTCGGGCCATGCGGGCGGCATCCCGCAGATCAAGCGCAAGCCGCGCCCGTTCGGCGACGCGAATCCCCAAGGGGCATAG